TCCCTTTTCAATAAAATGAGAATATCTGAGTACTATCAACTGCAACAAACAATATGGAATCAATGCCTATTCTAGTTGAACCGATTTCGCTTTCTCTGTTCAGATTGAGGCACATTATATACAGAAATTCCATCGTTCTGCTGTAACGCATCTAAATCACCGACATAATTGGTTCCAGACGAACCCCAAGGATCAGCAGCATAACCACAATTATAATACGAACCCAAGGATCAGCAGCATAACCCCAATTATAATACTCAAATTTGCTTTTGGGGCAGCCTCTAGAATTTTGTAAGATGTCTTAAAACTTATAGCCCTTGCACCGCCAGGGGAGACTTCTAAATAACGGACACAGACTCTCGTTTGATGCTCGCAAGTCAGATATGCCGAATTTTAGACAATGTCAACAATATATATAGACACTAATGGGTTAGTAGCCCTCCTACATATACTGAGTTTCTCGGATCAGGTCTTATTGTATTGGTTTGATGGGAAGACTCTTGTAATCTACAATTTGCAAGCGAAACATCTCAAGGTCAAAGTCTAAAGTCTAAATCGATTAACTGGTCTGGTCACTGAGTCAAATCTATTCAACTCAGACTGACAAGGTAACTCGACTCAGTCAAATTAACTGAGTCAGGGTAAGATAGACTAGTCATCCAACTAACTAGCTGAAAGATAAAGGACCTAAGTCAAATCACAACTAAGCTCAAACTGAGCAATCATTCCTCCCTGTCATAGTTCTCAATTCAACTCTACTTCATTAACATTTCATTTCCATCAAACTTAAAATTATAAATTCTGGAGTGCAAACTGATAAGCAGAGCCCTTGTTAGTTGAGAATAAATTACCAAGAATTACCTTTTGAACCGAAATAGTCGGACTATGAGAAGAAAGGTAGTAGTAGGCGCTAGTATCAGCCATGGTGTAAatgccaagtccaccatctttgataggcaaggtagCTAATCGCTGTTGTAAAAGACCAAACCCTGCGCCATCACCAATGATAAGAAGTCTTAAATACTTAAGTAAGTGATCATCGAAACAGGCTGTGGCTGACTGCAGGGCTGCCAgattggtagtacgcattgcaaaatTTAATCTGGAAACTCCAGTGCAATTGCGAAGCAAAAGCATCTCACTTTGGGGATCTTTGAGTTTCTTGATTGCAGACATCAAATGAACAGTTTTATTCACCCTGTTCAACATCATATCACTGATAAAGTTCAAATCTAAACTCACCGGTCCACCCGAAAGTTTAACACCGTTAGAAGGTCTACCAACATCCGCAGGGAAAACACCATCATCCGTGCTTCTGGGATCAGGAAAAGGCCAAAAGACTGTAGTTTTTTTAACATTAAGATGTAAGCCCCTGCTTGGTCCTTTAGTTTCTATGATGCTCAGAGCTTTAGCTACCTCTAACGTGTCACCGAtaattgtaccatcatcaaggtaccaagcaTGCAAGTTCAGTTTGCACCgagaagcaatagtcttcacCAGAGGGTGAAGAGTCAGGGCAAAAATCAAGGGACCGAGAGGGTCACCTTGCTGAACACCAAGTGCAGAGGACAAAATGTAATGATCATAATAGAGTTTTGCAGTCCTCAAATAACAAAATTCCACCCAACGAGAAATACCCGGACAATGAAGGACCTCCTTGATGAGTTGGGATCTACTAACCATATTGAAAGCATTTGAAAAGTCAATGAACAACATTGACATATTGTCTAAGTGACCATTTATCTCCATTAAGTGATTTACAACGTGTAAAATGCTTTCCCCACCGGAGGGAATACCAACCCTGAAATTTCAGATTTTGCTATACAATTTAGTTAAAACTTTAATTTATCGTTCACTAAATTGCAGATTGTTTCAATTTGGAAGTTGGAACCTTTGGATCTTTACAATTAAAAATTTGAAATGCTTGTATCTTTGTCTCGTATAATAAGGTCAAATAGTTCCACCTTAACATAATCAAAGTGTTATAAAATTGCTTATCTGGATTTTTCCTTATCCAAAATGAAACTTGCAGGGTACTGAATAACATGTTTCTCAACATCTCCCCCTGTATCCAAGTTTACTTCTCCAGATTTAACCACAATGCATGCAGCCATTTTAACTATATATACAACCATTCAATTTCACCCATATATCATGCATTTCCCTTGTTTCCACATATATTCTCTTTCTATTTCTGTGTTCAAGTTTTCCCTTCTTCTTTAGAATATAAATTCTTAATGCGCTTAATCAAGTACTTTCATAGACTGTACTATCTATGTACCCTAAAGAAGGAAACATTATCTATCAATCATGACAAATGCATGATCTTATAGAAAACTGGTTAATAAAGCACACATAAATGTGTCAAAGAGGTAGATACAGCAAAATGAACTAAGCTAGTGGATACATGATAAAGTAACCAATAAGCATCTTACTATACATTGAGTGGTTGTATACATACCCAAAATGATTGCTATTTGATTGAGAAACCATCGGTCATGTGCTTTAAGTGGAGAAACAGATTTCCTTCATGTCAGTTGAGAAGGGATTTCGATGGTTTTAATCACTATGACCAAAGTTTCTTGAACTACTTTGGTTCCCAGTTTCAACTCCTCCCTCGCATTCGTATATTCTTTATTTAAGTTCATTGTTGTATAACTTGGAGTTTGTTAAGTTACATCGTTgaatttatcttctcctgtgcATTTGTTTGAAAGAATAATTAAGAACCCTGGTTCAATTGCAGattcatatatatcatccatTTCAATACCCTTGTATTTATCCCTGCCGCCATCTTATTGTAGATTAAGAAATCCTGCATCAATTGTTGTTTGGTTGGAAATTTCGTTTTATTTTAGAAAATCCTTTGAGACTTTATTGCTTTGCTTCGGCTGTGCATCAGTCATTGGTTCCCCAAATGCATGGCCCTGTCCATCATGTTATGTATTCCAACATCATATCCTTTTGTATCTGCATCTCCATCGCCTGAAATTCAAATAACCTTCTTTTATGTGAGCATCATTATCGTTGGAAataaacaaaatcaaatcaagaggctTACATGTAACTTTCTTTTCATGGTTTGTCTCTTTAACATCTTTCTTCTCTTATTTTCATCTCTTAAGTTTCTTCGTATGAACACCTTTGTGATCCTTCTCTTCATTCATGATTTTGTTTATGGAAAATTAGACACTGAACAACTTGTAGAATAGAATATAATTCCGGACAAACTTCCAAAAATTGTCACCAACTTGTAGCCTTATAAGTAAAAAAGATCCGATCCAAACTCGACCTTGACCGACTGTATTGACTTTGACCTTCTCTAAATAAATCGAATCGTGTGTTAAACTTATCTCTTTTACTCGCCTTTCTCAGTTTCCAtcagttttagggtttttctctttcttcctcccACCACCACTGCGCCGCTAGAGGTTGTTCTTCAGcctctacaacaacaacaaccaatcaTGGCGAATCATGATCTGACATCAAAAATAGCACTAAACTTAGATCGACATCTCGTTCTACCACTCCTTGAGTTTCTTCAGGAGAAAAAAATCCATCCCGATGTTCAAATCCTCAAAGCTAAAGACGCTCTTCTCAGCCAGACCAATATGGTTGATTATGCTATGGATATTTACAAGTCTCTTCATCAAACTGATGATGTTCCTCAAGGTATAATAtaattaacaatttttttttattatctatATTCAGatgttaaaattagggttttttgatgtaattggggattttttttgttgattgtgTGTTGTAGAAATGATTAATAGGCGTGCTGAAGTGGTTAGGAGAATGAAATTGCTTGAAGATGCAGCTGAATCGATTATTACTTTCCTTCAAAGCCCAAATATGATTAACGAACCACGTCCTGATAAGCAGTATGTTCTTCAGTTGTTACAGGGATACCAGGTAAACACCCTAGATTCGTCGATTTTGTATGGAATGCTTGAataattttttagggtttgtgtgtgagagtctaatttttggtttttttttttgaatgagtAGATTGGTGCTGAGCAAATTGAGGCATTGTATCAGTATGCGAAATTTCAATTTGAATGTGGAAATTACTCAGGTGCAGCTGATTATTTGCATCAGTACAGAGCAATTTGTACCAATCCTGATAGAATTTTGAATGCATGTTGGGGAAAGCTTGCATCTGAGATATTGATGCAGAACTGGGATGAGGCTCTTGATGAGCTTAATCGGTTGAGAGAGATTATTGAATCAAAGGTTCGCGCTgaattttttagttttcttttgttatttgtttggagtattttggtttcatcttctaTGTTGTTTTGTATACTAATTGGTGTTTTTGGTGTAGAATTTCAAGAACCCATTGACTTTACTCCAGAATAGAATCTGGTTGATGCATTGGAGCCTCTTCATCTTTTTCAACCATGAGAATGGAAGAAATGGCGTCATTGATCTATTTCTCAATGACAGGTATAGGCCTTAAATACACTCTCTTCATGCTTATTAACATTTCTTCATCCCTCCGTAGTTTTCTCGTATTCACATATTATGCATTGTGTTGGTTTTTCACGGAATCCTGTATCCTGATTATCACTTAACTGACCAGTATTTCTCTATGGATACATCGGCATTCATAGTAGGGTTCATGGCTGAACACTTGAAAATGTTCAAATCTCTGCTGATTTTTCAACCTTTTAATTACCGTTGCACGGGCAGTCGATTTCTCTTAATTCGTTAGCCTACTGTCTATGTATCTCTTAATTCCTTAGCCTATGGTCTCTGTATATAAAGTCCATGTTTTGCTGCAGGTACATGAATGCTCTCCAAACAAATGCACCCCATCTTTTACGTTATTTGGCAACTGCATTGATTGTTAACAAAAAGAGAAGGCCTCAACTCAAAGAGTTGATCAAAGTTATCCAGCAAGAGCAATCTGCATACAAGGATCCCATCACTGAGTTCTTATACTGTTTGTATGTCAACTATGACTTCGATGGTGCACAACAGAAGCTCCGTGAATGTGAGGATGTAAGGGTTCTGTTCTCAAGGTCTTTGCATTacatccattttttttttgacgtTACATCCATCTGGTTTATCCTATTTCGCAACTAATAGACCTGAAAGGTTGACAACAATCAAATTCTACATCCTTTGTCATCTAGTATCGTCTTAGCCGTTTTGGCTTATACATTGTAGAGTTATTCGTTGGTTTGCAACTCCTAAAGTTCGTCGTATATGGAGTTTTCAATATTAATGTAGTCGTTTGTGTTACTGTCCCTCTACTAAGCCTTATTCAGCGGGGCGGTAGCGTATATATGTTTCCCTAGCTTATCATCAGTATTCAGCGGGGCGGTAGTGTATATATGTTTCCCTAGCTTATCATCAGTGGCTTGCATTCTGGGTCTCTGTCAGATAGTTGATCAGTTGGATGGTTGACAACAATCAATTCCACAACTTCTGTAATCTAGTCCTAGCCATTTCTGCTTTTGAATTATTCGTTGGTTTGCAACTCCTAAAGTTTGTCATATTTGGAGTTTTGAGTAGTAATGTCATCCATTGTGTTACTGTCCCTTGGATTCGTTGGTTTGCAACTCCTAAAGTTTGTCATATTTGGAGTTTTGAGTAGTAATGTAATCCCTTGTGTTACTGTCCCTCGGCGTTAGTACTTGTATTGAGGTGGAACTAATTTATTTTGCTTTTCCTAAATTACTAGTAAGCAGTATTCAGCAGGGCGGTAGTGTATATAAATTTCCCTAGCTTATCATCAGTGGCTTGCGTTCTTGGTCTCTGTCAGATAGTCAACCACactttatcttctttgtattttTGCCGTAAATAATTCTCTGGACATCATGGTGGCCAAATGTTACTAGTACCCGAGAGACAGCTTTTTTAGTTATTTACTTCTGGTCCCATGGTTTACACTTGGAGTGTCATTAGTTCTTTCTCTATGCTAGTTCATGTTCTGAATTGTTAGATTGTTTTTGCTGAATAGGTGATTTTGAATGATCCATTCCTTGGTAAACGAGCTGAAGAAGGAAACTTCAGTACTGTTCCTTTGAGGGATGACTTTCTTGAAAATGCCCGTCTCTTTATCTTTGAAGCTTACTGCAGAATTCACCAGCGCATTGACATTGGGTGTGTATCATTCTTTCTCAAGTCATGTTCAAATCTGCTTTATTTGAATAAATTTAATGTTGTTTCCGTACTTTTAATATGTTATACAAGGCATTGGCTAGGTGATGTAATCTTGTTTTCAAATGTTGTTTAGTGGTGTTTTCTTGTGAATGAGTTGACATAATTATGCTCTATGAATTTACAGAACTCTTGCCCAGAAGTTGAATATGAATTTCGATGAGGCAGAGAGATGGATAGTGAATCTTGTTCAGAATGCAAAGCTTGATGCTAAGATTGACTCTAAGCTAGGAACTGTTGTAATGGAACCCACTTCTCTCAATGTGTAAGTTTCTTCTTCTCCATGGAAATAATTTATCATTACTGGTGGTAGAAAACCTGTGTATCTAATTTCGTTTTCTGTTTCTCATATCCAGGTATGAGCAGATCATTGAGAATACCAAATCACTCTCTTTGCGTACCTACAAATACGTCAATCTTGTTTTAGAATCAGCAGCACCACCGGTAGTATAGCGACAAAATTTGTGTTTGTGTTGGAGCTCTTGAAGTTTACTTGTGTGGTAGGAAGGAAATTTGGTCTCAGTATTTAGTTtttgtttacttgtttttgagTTTCACCTAAAGCATAAAAAACCAAGAGTTGCAGGTGAACTTGTAAGTTTAATATATGTCTTTTTAGGATTCTTTGAAAGATAAAATACGGTTCCTGTTGATTTATGGTTTTCTATTATCTGCACTAAATTATGAAATTACATTTAATTCGAGCGGTAGTATTTTGGTtttctattattttcccattgtcaATAGAGATGCACATTCTTTATTGATTGCAATTCTTTTACGGCCTGTAGGAGTTTCAATAGAACACATTACGCCAAGTTTGAAATTTTTTGTTAGAGTCTCGCATAATTTGGCCCTCTTTTCTGGATTGATGGTAATCTTTTGGTAGTTCACCAGTGTAGGATCGACGATCTGCATAACTCCAGTATTAAGAGCCATCTTTGCAAAACTATGAAGGGTAAGGCCATGTTTGAACATTAGGCTGTAGGTCTCCTTCCAGTAAACAACTCCAACACCATGATACCGAAGCTATAGAAGTCACCATTTGTAGACACCGCTCTACCCATTTCGTACTCTGGATATGAAATCAAGATGTATTTAAAACGAGTTCGATGTCACGAGTTCGATAAGCCTACAATGGTGAAAGTAAAGTTTATACCTGGAGCAACATACCCAATCCAGCCCTTCATCCCAAATGAAGAATTGCAGTGATTTCCAGACTCAACATTGACAATAACTCCACATAGAAACTTAGCTGATACAAAATCGCTTAGATGCCCATTCATATCCTCGTCAAGTAAAACGTTGCTTGGCTTTAGATCACAGTGAGCTATTGGTGTTTGGCACTGGCGATGAAGATAATCTAATGCAGACGCAACATCAATGGCTATATTTAATCTCTCTATAAATTTCAATGGCCCTTTTGTTGACCTTTGATGTTGTACATGATTAACCATTGGGTGCAACCAGTTCTCAAGACTCCCATTAGGCATGAATTCGTAAACCAGAGCTTTGAACTCGTTTCCCTTACAATTGACGCTAGAACAAGAACATTGCGATGTCGGATGCATTTCAACGCTTCACATTCGTCCTTGAAGCTTTTTAGAGCTCCTCGTCGTTGAAGATCTAGTACTTTCACTGCAACCACTGCTGTTATGTCCTGGCTGAGCGTTAAAATTCCAACGTAAACAGAACCATAACCACCGACTCCGACTAAATTTTTTGCGGAGAATTCATTCGTTGCTCTAAGAAGCTCTTTGTATGAGAACTTCAGGAAACATattactaaatggatattcagaAGGGGAAGGTTTGTATGGGACTTCTCCAAGCATAATACTTACTggagattcagaagaagaaggttCAATTTTCGCTTGTCTCCTTGAAATGAATTTGACAAAGGAACACAAGATAATAACACAAACAACAACTCCAGATGATATTAGAAGTAGCCTCTTGAGAGGAAAATCTTTGTCCAGTTTCTCAGAGATACTTATCTCTGGGCAACTAGGTAGTTTAGTAAAGGGATTCCTCCGCAAAGCTCAGAGTTTCCATGATATGAAAACGCACTTGTGTTCTTGAAAATCCCTTTTTTTGGTACTTCACCTGAAAAGTAGTTCGAAGACAAATCCAGTGTCTCTAGGGAATGAAACGACTTGAGGTATTCTGGAATTGGACCTGACAAGTGATTTCTGTAAAGGATTAACTCTTGAATTCCCTTTAAACTCTGTAATGATAGAGGAATTACCCCTTTAAGATTGTTGTCATTCAAATAAAGGCCTTTTAAATCAAGACAGTTCGCTAGAGAGCTTGGAATTTCACCAGATAACTGATTGTATGACAAATCTAAATACTGAAGCTGGAATAAACGGCCAATTTCTCGCGGAATTTCACCCTGGAAACCGTTGTACATCAGGCGAAGAGTTATTAAGAATGTAAGATTTCCTATATCTGGAGGTATAGCTAGAAAACTTGAACCCAATTGCGTATGCCTTAGTTCCAAGACCGTAACCCTTCTTGGATGTTCCCGATTACATTTAAGTCCTGTCCAACTACAATGATCGGAATCGTTCCACGAGTTTAGATATCCTTGTTGGTAGTAATAATATGTAAGCTCACTTTTTAGCTTAAGTAAAGCCAAGCGATCAGTTTCGTTTCCATATGTTAAGTCTGACTGAAATGCTTCAGGTGAATAATTCAAGGACAACAACGAAACAAGGGTGATATAGATGATTAATAGGAAACTCATTTTACTAAATTCTTGATGAGAAGGTTTGATAACACATCGCAGGTAGAAGATAGACTATTTTCAAAACGGAAATGCCAGACAGAGACTCGACTAAATCAGAGTCCAAGTCAAATAAAGGACttggaaaaaaaacaaattaaaaacaaGGATATATCTTCATCAACGTCGACATAAGACGTCGATTGAACATCGTCTGACTAGTTGAGCACGACATGTGTAGGGGTAAAATACCGCACAATCAATAAGGGCGGTATAAAATGAATGACGCACTGGATGACGTCACTTAGTCACATGAAAATCATGAATCTATATATGCGGTAATTAGAAGAATGATGCGGAAACCTAACAAGGAACGAGCGAGAGGAACACACACCAAACCcaaaaataagggctttattagctgtcatccactaatGCAAACCCTATAAAAGGGACTTAATGCCTTTGTATGCGGAGGGAGATCTTTTTGGAGAGCTTCGCTAAGAAACTTAAGAGAGAGAAAATTGTTTGTTCTTCAAGTTAGGGTTCTTATACCATACTTTGTATTAACATCTAAGTAATAATAATAAGATTTGAGTTGTTCATGATGATTTCTAAGCACTTAGAGAGATTTCATACTTGGGTGTAGGTTGTGGGATTTCTCAAAACTACAACATGTAAATCAAAGCTATTCTCATATGGTCACACCTTGAATTCCTAAGCATTTCAAGTGAGCATCTTTTAGATTTCCAACGTACATCACCCATTGACCAAAACTGagtttttttccttatttttgaggTTTATAATAAGTAACCTTAACAGAGACCATGACATTTGCGGTATTAATCCGAGCAACCGCATCAAGAGAGAATTCTAATAGCCTTTTCATACCCCGAGGGAATAATCTTAAGGATGATTGAGCAAGGGAAGCTAAATCACTTCTTAGCTGCACAACAAcaaaatttaccaccaccacctgaaAGACCCGCACCTGACATGGAACTAGCAAAGAACACCTTCCTGATTGAAGTAGGAGTGCATGCGAAAGACATATATTAGAACTCAATCATTCACTCATCTAAGAACA
This is a stretch of genomic DNA from Papaver somniferum cultivar HN1 chromosome 1, ASM357369v1, whole genome shotgun sequence. It encodes these proteins:
- the LOC113323588 gene encoding eukaryotic translation initiation factor 3 subunit E-like; the protein is MANHDLTSKIALNLDRHLVLPLLEFLQEKKIHPDVQILKAKDALLSQTNMVDYAMDIYKSLHQTDDVPQEMINRRAEVVRRMKLLEDAAESIITFLQSPNMINEPRPDKQYVLQLLQGYQIGAEQIEALYQYAKFQFECGNYSGAADYLHQYRAICTNPDRILNACWGKLASEILMQNWDEALDELNRLREIIESKNFKNPLTLLQNRIWLMHWSLFIFFNHENGRNGVIDLFLNDRYMNALQTNAPHLLRYLATALIVNKKRRPQLKELIKVIQQEQSAYKDPITEFLYCLYVNYDFDGAQQKLRECEDVILNDPFLGKRAEEGNFSTVPLRDDFLENARLFIFEAYCRIHQRIDIGTLAQKLNMNFDEAERWIVNLVQNAKLDAKIDSKLGTVVMEPTSLNVYEQIIENTKSLSLRTYKYVNLVLESAAPPVV